Within Citrus sinensis cultivar Valencia sweet orange chromosome 1, DVS_A1.0, whole genome shotgun sequence, the genomic segment TCGAGAAAACTGTcgaattttttcctttatgtGCTGCAGTCCAAAGAGTTTCGATAATGGTAAATGTAACAAgacaaaattttttgttttcttttgtacgtgagatctttcttattgtcctttttcaatatatatatatatatatatatattcattatttaatgaaaatatcttTACTGCattcatattaataaaaaataaaataatataattttaatacaataataaataaaaaatataattttaaatatatattaaaatttttatttttattttttattaatatctttatttgattaaagtgacgatgatttaaaaaaaaattatatcccACTAATATATTTGTTGGACCAATTCATCTCTCGATGATGAGGGGCTATTTGGTCATTTTAGGAAACCACAGATAAGGGAAATGGAAATCCTATACAATTGAGTTCCACAAAAAGTGAGTCTAAACGATTAGTTTTGTATCTCAATAATCTCTCCGGTTATAATTCTCTCTCTATCATGGCTGCTGCATCGGTCAAAATACACGAGGCTATCAAAGTCACCCCGTTCTCCTCCGACTCAACGACGTCGTTCACTCTTCCTCTAACCTATTTCGACTTCTTCTGGCTCAAGTTTCCTCCAGTTGAACGCCTCTTCTTCTACCAAATCTGTGACTTAACTTGGGATTCATTCAGCTCGGTGATCCTCCCAAAGCTGAAGCACTCTCTTTCACTCACTCTCCATCACTATCTCCCTCTCGCTGGTCACATCATGTGGCCGCTAGAAGCCCCAAAGCCAGCTGTTTATTTCTTCCCAAACGACGGCGTTTCTTTCACAGTTGCCGAGTCCAACAACGCCGACTTCAATCATCTCTCTAGCAACGGAATCCGCAGGGCTGTTGAGTTTCGTCCTTTGGTGCCCGAGCCGTCGATATCCGACGATAAAGCTGAGGTCATAGCTATCCAGATAACACTGTTTCCCAATCAAGGTTTTTCAATTGGCATTTCATCTCACCATGCTGTACTTGACGGGAAAAGTTCAACAATGTTTGTGAAATCTTGGGCTTACTTGTGCAAACAATTACAACTACAAGAAGATAAAAACGACGTCGTCCTTTCGTCGTTACCCCTTCAACTAACACCCTGCTTTGACCGGAGTGTCATCAAAGATCCGAAAGGGCTCGACGTTGTGTACGCGAACCACTGGTTGGAATTTGCCAACACACGGAGCTTGAAGATCATCCCTATGAAACAGGTTAACTCTGATTTGGTTCGAATGACATTTGAGATGAGACCTGAAGATATAACGAAACTGAGGGACAAGATTAAGGAAAATATTCTTCAAGCAGGAAAGTCGGCTGAACAACTTCATTTATCGACTCATGTGCTTGCATGTGCTCATTCATTCGTTTGCTTAGTAAAAGCTTATGGAGAAGAAACTGATACTAATGTTATGTTTGGGGTTGCAGCGGATTGTAGGAGCCGTTTGGATCCTCCACTTCCCgttaattattttggtaaCTGTGTTGGTGGACAAGGTACAGTTCAAAAAGCAAGTTATTTGATGGGGGAAAATGGGGTTGCTTTCGTTGCAGAGAAGCTAAGTGATTGTATCAAAGAGCTAAAGGGTGATGTTATTGAAGGATCAGAGGATAAGTTTGTAAACTTCTTGGGCATGATGAAAGGGGAAGGACTGCAACAACGAATTCTTTCGGTTGCCGGGTCAAACCGTTTTGATGTTTACGGGTCGGATTTCGGGTGGGGAAAGCCGAAGAAGGTGGAGATTGTGTCAATTGATAAAACGGGAGCTATCTCTTTGGCGGAGAGTGGAGATGGGAGTGGTGGTATTGAAGTTGGTGTTGTTTTGGAGAAACATCAAATGGAGGTTTTTGCTTCTCTTTTTACTGATGGCCTGCAATCATAAAAGGGGAATTAGGAgacctttttttgtttttccactAACGGGCAGTAAATTTCCCTTCCGatgttgaaaacaataaatttatttttataaatacgatttatatattattacgtTCATCACTCTATGGAACACGAGTATGCATGCATCTCTAGCGAGGATATCCTTATTTATTAATGAGAATGCttctaataaacaaaatatataaattttaatatattaatagattaaaaaaatataattttaatgtattaaaatttattttttaaattttaataatatcgttactttgttaaattttttttttccaaatatcAAGTCCTTATCTTtgagtaaaattaaaacaaatctttAAAGTGAAATGCATAGGTGTGGTCAATTCAGTTTACAAGTGACAAATATGCTAATTAGAGGGCTAATTAGCACCCTCGTGTGTGAAACTTGATCTATTGCTTGCTTCTTGTAATTAAATGGACTTTGATTTTATACTCAAGTTTggaaattatttataacaaatataGAGTGAAGAactatgataaaaaatttgcatCAATAGACCAGGCGCTGTCTGTGGGGACAATATGGAGTTAGTTGCCTATAAAATCAATATCACAAAATTATGAGTCAATGAAGTCATGGAACCCAAGCGTTGCCTTGGGTCCCAAGCCTACTTAGGAGGGA encodes:
- the LOC102613659 gene encoding malonyl-CoA:anthocyanidin 5-O-glucoside-6''-O-malonyltransferase-like, translated to MAAASVKIHEAIKVTPFSSDSTTSFTLPLTYFDFFWLKFPPVERLFFYQICDLTWDSFSSVILPKLKHSLSLTLHHYLPLAGHIMWPLEAPKPAVYFFPNDGVSFTVAESNNADFNHLSSNGIRRAVEFRPLVPEPSISDDKAEVIAIQITLFPNQGFSIGISSHHAVLDGKSSTMFVKSWAYLCKQLQLQEDKNDVVLSSLPLQLTPCFDRSVIKDPKGLDVVYANHWLEFANTRSLKIIPMKQVNSDLVRMTFEMRPEDITKLRDKIKENILQAGKSAEQLHLSTHVLACAHSFVCLVKAYGEETDTNVMFGVAADCRSRLDPPLPVNYFGNCVGGQGTVQKASYLMGENGVAFVAEKLSDCIKELKGDVIEGSEDKFVNFLGMMKGEGLQQRILSVAGSNRFDVYGSDFGWGKPKKVEIVSIDKTGAISLAESGDGSGGIEVGVVLEKHQMEVFASLFTDGLQS